The following coding sequences lie in one Haemorhous mexicanus isolate bHaeMex1 chromosome 10, bHaeMex1.pri, whole genome shotgun sequence genomic window:
- the CP gene encoding ceruloplasmin isoform X3, with protein MKLFLLICLLVSCCCHVGAVNREYFIGITETVWNYAPGNASAISGQLFAEEEQAEVFLKRGPHRIGNTYKKAIYVQYTNHLYDVIVDKPSWLGFLGPIIKGEVGDSITIHLKNFASRNYTLHPHGVRYTKENEGAFYPDTTKDLQKRDDAVEPGGQYTYTWDVTEDQGPAEADADCITRAYHSHIDAPRDVASGLVGPLIICRKDTMNRDTDQHFDAEFILMFSVVDENLSWYLEDNIRTYCFEPSKVNKDDEDFQESNKMHSINGYMYGYLPNLTMCVEDKIKWHLFGMGNEADIHSAYFHGQTLIERHHRVDTISLFPATFIDAVMVPRSPGEWLLSCQVNDHIEGGMQALFKVEDCKKSTPSHSESTKIRQYFLAAEEIIWNYGPSAVNHFTGQELIVDSESHIFFEQSETRIGGSYKKAIYKEYTDDSFTEHKKRLAEEEHLGLLGPVIRAEVGERIRVTFRNNASRPFSIQPHGVSYRRSGAGARFGTGTESPASHVSPGTTFTYEWDVPEDVGPTEQDPDCLTWLYYSAVDAVRDTSSGLVGPLLVCRKGALLSSGKQKNVNVEFFLLATVFDENLSWYLDDNILMFTLSPDKIDKDDDDFQESNKMHSINGYMYGNQPGLEMCKGSVVSWHLMGLGSEVDVHGIYFSENTFVTKGTRRDTANLFPHTVLTAIMKPDSEGVFEVSCLTADHYTGGMKQNYKVKKCHWWNVDLSMYLHEKIYYIAAVEVEWDYSPNRTWEFERHQYHEESPGNPFLNKDDKFIGSKYKKVVYREYTDLTFSTPKNRAKEQQHLEIQGPLLVSNTGDKIIIVFKNLATRPYSIHAHGVKTDSSVVAVTNPGDTKMYVWKIPERSSPGRGDSHCIAWAYHSTVDIVKDTYSGLIGTLVVCHRHYLPSFHTKKKVQFALLFMVFDENESWYLDENIKTYSTNPHRVDKEDEGFLESNKMHAINGKVFGNLHGLTMQVGDNVSWYLMGMGNEIDIHTVHFHGHSFDYKQTGVYRADVFDLFPGTFQTVEMTPQNPGTWLLHCHVTDHIHAGMETTYTVLPKEGGKM; from the exons ATGAAGCTATTCCTCCTAATCTGCTTGCTGGTTTCTTGCTGTTGCCATGTTGGGGCAGTGAACCGGGAGTACTTTATTGGCATTACAGAGACTGTCTGGAACTATGCACCGGGCAATGCCAGTGCCATCTCTGGGCAGCTTTTTGCAGAAGAAGA GCAGGCTGAAGTCTTTCTCAAAAGAGGACCACACAGGATAGGAAACACTTACAAGAAGGCTATCTACGTTCAGTATACTAATCACTTATATGATGTGATAGTCGACAAACCttcctggctgggttttttaGGTCCTATAATTAAGGGAGAAGTTGGAGATTCCATTACTATTCACTTGAAAAACTTTGCTTCCAGAAACTACACGCTGCATCCGCATGGTGTAAGAtacacaaaagaaaatgaag GTGCTTTTTATCCTGACACCACCAAAGATTTGCAAAAGCGAGATGATGCTGTGGAGCCTGGAGGCCAGTACACTTACACGTGGGATGTGACAGAAGATCAAGGTCCAGCTGAAGCAGATGCAGACTGCATAACCAGGGCTTACCACTCCCACATAGATGCTCCAAGAGATGTTGCCTCAGGGCTTGTTGGGCCTTTAATAATTTGCAGGAAAG ataCAATGAATAGGGACACTGATCAACACTTTGATGCTGAATTTATCCTTATGTTTTCTGTGGTGGATGAAAATCTCAGTTGGTACTTAGAGGACAATATCAGAACATACTGTTTTGAGCCTTCCAAAGTGAACAAAGATGATGAGGACTTCCAGGAAAGCAATAAAATGCACT CAATCAATGGATACATGTATGGATACCTCCCAAACCTCACAATGTGTGTGGAAGATAAGATAAAATGGCATCTTTTTGGCATGGGTAATGAAGCTGATATCCATTCAGCCTACTTTCATGGACAGACTTTAATAGAAAGGCATCATCGAGTTGACACCATCAGCCTCTTCCCAGCCACATTCATTGATGCTGTCATGGTACCAAGGAGCCCTGGGGAATGGCTGCTCAGCTGCCAAGTGAATGACCACATTGAAG gtgGTATGCAGGCCCTTTTTAAAGTAGAAGATTGCAAGAAATCCACACCCAGTCACAGTGAGAGTACAAAGATAAGACAGTACTTCCTTGCGGCTGAAGAGATCATCTGGAATTATGGCCCATCTGCAGTGAACCATTTTACAGGACAAGAATTAATTGTCGACAG TGAATCTCACATCTTTTTTGAACAAAGTGAGACAAGAATTGGTGGCTCCTACAAAAAAGCAATTTACAAAGAATACACAGATGATTCTTTCACTGAACATAAAAAAAGGCTTGCAGAGGAAGAACACCTTGGACTCCTAG GACCTGTGATCAGGGCTGAAGTGGGTGAGCGCATCAGGGTGACCTTCCGGAACAACGCCAGCCGCCCGTTCAGCATCCAGCCCCACGGCGTGAGCTACCGCAGGAGCGGCGCCGGGGCGCGCTTCGGCACCG GTACCGAATCTCCAGCCTCTCATGTGAGTCCCGGCACCACATTTACGTATGAATGGGATGTGCCAGAAGATGTGGGTCCCACAGAGCAAGACCCAGACTGTTTAACCTGGCTTTATTACTCAGCTGTGGATGCAGTCAGAGACACCAGTTCTGGCCTTGTGGGTCCTCTCCTAGTGTGCAGGAAAGGAGCTCTTCTTTCCTCTGGGAAACAG aaaaatgtgaaCGTGGAGTTCTTTCTACTTGCCACAGTATTTGATGAGAATCTGAGCTGGTATTTGGATGATAATATTTTGATGTTTACACTAAGTCCTGATAAAATTGACAAAGATGACGACGATTTCCAAGAGTCTAACAAAATGCACT CCATTAATGGTTATATGTATGGAAATCAGCCTGGTCTTGAGATGTGTAAAGGAAGTGTGGTCTCCTGGCATTTGATGGGCTTGGGTTCAGAAGTTGATGTCCATGGGATATACTTCTCAGAAAACACATTTGTAACTAAAGGAACAAGAAGGGATACAGCAAATCTGTTTCCACATACAGTTCTTACAGCTATTATGAAGCCTGATTCTGAAG GAGTTTTTGAAGTGTCCTGCCTGACAGCGGACCACTACACTGGGGGCATGAAACAGAACTACAAAGTGAAAAAATGCCACTGGTGGAATGTAGATTTATCTATGTATTTGCATGAAAAGATTTACTACATTGCTGCAGTGGAAGTTGAATGGGACTATTCTCCAAACAGGACATGGGAATTCGAGCGGCACCAATACCATGAGGAAAG CCCTGGCAATCCGTTTTTAAataaagatgacaaattcattGGCTCAAAGTACAAAAAGGTGGTATATCGCGAGTACACCGATCTGACATTCAGTACTCCCAAAAACAGagcaaaggagcagcagcacctggaaatTCAAG GGCCGCTGCTTGTGTCAAATACTGGAGATAAAATTataatagtttttaaaaacttaGCAACAAGACCTTATTCTATCCATGCCCATGGAGTGAAAACAGACAGTTCTGTTGTTGCTGTAACTAACCCAG GTGATACAAAAATGTATGTCTGGAAAATCCCAGAGAGATCTAGTCCTGGGAGAGGAGATTCACATTGTATTGCATGGGCATACCATTCAACAGTGGACATTGTTAAG GACACTTACAGTGGATTAATAGGCACACTCGTTGTGTGTCACAGACATTACCTGCCATCATTTCATACTAAAAAGAAAGTTCAGTTTGCTCTTCTCTTTATGGTTTTTGATGAAAATGAGTCATGGTACTTGGATGAAAACATTAAAACGTATTCTACCAACCCACACCGCGTTGACAAAGAGGATGAGGGATTCCTTGAAAGTAATAAAATGCATG cCATTAATGGAAAGGTGTTTGGAAATTTGCATGGCCTGACTATGCAAGTTGGAGACAATGTCAGCTGGTATCTGATGGGAATGGGCAATGAGATAGACATTCACACAGTACACTTCCATGGCCACAGCTTTGACTACAAG CAAACAGGGGTTTACCGGGCAGATGTCTTTGATCTGTTCCCTGGGACCTTTCAAACTGTGGAAATGACCCCACAGAACCCTGGAACCTGGCTGTTACACTGTCATGTTACTGACCACATCCACGCAGGCATGGAAACGACCTACACTGTACTCCCAAAGGAAG GTGGAAAGATGTAG
- the CP gene encoding ceruloplasmin isoform X5 has translation MKLFLLICLLVSCCCHVGAVNREYFIGITETVWNYAPGNASAISGQLFAEEEQAEVFLKRGPHRIGNTYKKAIYVQYTNHLYDVIVDKPSWLGFLGPIIKGEVGDSITIHLKNFASRNYTLHPHGVRYTKENEGAFYPDTTKDLQKRDDAVEPGGQYTYTWDVTEDQGPAEADADCITRAYHSHIDAPRDVASGLVGPLIICRKDTMNRDTDQHFDAEFILMFSVVDENLSWYLEDNIRTYCFEPSKVNKDDEDFQESNKMHSINGYMYGYLPNLTMCVEDKIKWHLFGMGNEADIHSAYFHGQTLIERHHRVDTISLFPATFIDAVMVPRSPGEWLLSCQVNDHIEGGMQALFKVEDCKKSTPSHSESTKIRQYFLAAEEIIWNYGPSAVNHFTGQELIVDSESHIFFEQSETRIGGSYKKAIYKEYTDDSFTEHKKRLAEEEHLGLLGPVIRAEVGERIRVTFRNNASRPFSIQPHGVSYRRSGAGARFGTGTESPASHVSPGTTFTYEWDVPEDVGPTEQDPDCLTWLYYSAVDAVRDTSSGLVGPLLVCRKGALLSSGKQKNVNVEFFLLATVFDENLSWYLDDNILMFTLSPDKIDKDDDDFQESNKMHSINGYMYGNQPGLEMCKGSVVSWHLMGLGSEVDVHGIYFSENTFVTKGTRRDTANLFPHTVLTAIMKPDSEGVFEVSCLTADHYTGGMKQNYKVKKCHWWNVDLSMYLHEKIYYIAAVEVEWDYSPNRTWEFERHQYHEESPGNPFLNKDDKFIGSKYKKVVYREYTDLTFSTPKNRAKEQQHLEIQGPLLVSNTGDKIIIVFKNLATRPYSIHAHGVKTDSSVVAVTNPAINGKVFGNLHGLTMQVGDNVSWYLMGMGNEIDIHTVHFHGHSFDYKQTGVYRADVFDLFPGTFQTVEMTPQNPGTWLLHCHVTDHIHAGMETTYTVLPKEDKQSLFPRLFNQFKCKGMPGTQE, from the exons ATGAAGCTATTCCTCCTAATCTGCTTGCTGGTTTCTTGCTGTTGCCATGTTGGGGCAGTGAACCGGGAGTACTTTATTGGCATTACAGAGACTGTCTGGAACTATGCACCGGGCAATGCCAGTGCCATCTCTGGGCAGCTTTTTGCAGAAGAAGA GCAGGCTGAAGTCTTTCTCAAAAGAGGACCACACAGGATAGGAAACACTTACAAGAAGGCTATCTACGTTCAGTATACTAATCACTTATATGATGTGATAGTCGACAAACCttcctggctgggttttttaGGTCCTATAATTAAGGGAGAAGTTGGAGATTCCATTACTATTCACTTGAAAAACTTTGCTTCCAGAAACTACACGCTGCATCCGCATGGTGTAAGAtacacaaaagaaaatgaag GTGCTTTTTATCCTGACACCACCAAAGATTTGCAAAAGCGAGATGATGCTGTGGAGCCTGGAGGCCAGTACACTTACACGTGGGATGTGACAGAAGATCAAGGTCCAGCTGAAGCAGATGCAGACTGCATAACCAGGGCTTACCACTCCCACATAGATGCTCCAAGAGATGTTGCCTCAGGGCTTGTTGGGCCTTTAATAATTTGCAGGAAAG ataCAATGAATAGGGACACTGATCAACACTTTGATGCTGAATTTATCCTTATGTTTTCTGTGGTGGATGAAAATCTCAGTTGGTACTTAGAGGACAATATCAGAACATACTGTTTTGAGCCTTCCAAAGTGAACAAAGATGATGAGGACTTCCAGGAAAGCAATAAAATGCACT CAATCAATGGATACATGTATGGATACCTCCCAAACCTCACAATGTGTGTGGAAGATAAGATAAAATGGCATCTTTTTGGCATGGGTAATGAAGCTGATATCCATTCAGCCTACTTTCATGGACAGACTTTAATAGAAAGGCATCATCGAGTTGACACCATCAGCCTCTTCCCAGCCACATTCATTGATGCTGTCATGGTACCAAGGAGCCCTGGGGAATGGCTGCTCAGCTGCCAAGTGAATGACCACATTGAAG gtgGTATGCAGGCCCTTTTTAAAGTAGAAGATTGCAAGAAATCCACACCCAGTCACAGTGAGAGTACAAAGATAAGACAGTACTTCCTTGCGGCTGAAGAGATCATCTGGAATTATGGCCCATCTGCAGTGAACCATTTTACAGGACAAGAATTAATTGTCGACAG TGAATCTCACATCTTTTTTGAACAAAGTGAGACAAGAATTGGTGGCTCCTACAAAAAAGCAATTTACAAAGAATACACAGATGATTCTTTCACTGAACATAAAAAAAGGCTTGCAGAGGAAGAACACCTTGGACTCCTAG GACCTGTGATCAGGGCTGAAGTGGGTGAGCGCATCAGGGTGACCTTCCGGAACAACGCCAGCCGCCCGTTCAGCATCCAGCCCCACGGCGTGAGCTACCGCAGGAGCGGCGCCGGGGCGCGCTTCGGCACCG GTACCGAATCTCCAGCCTCTCATGTGAGTCCCGGCACCACATTTACGTATGAATGGGATGTGCCAGAAGATGTGGGTCCCACAGAGCAAGACCCAGACTGTTTAACCTGGCTTTATTACTCAGCTGTGGATGCAGTCAGAGACACCAGTTCTGGCCTTGTGGGTCCTCTCCTAGTGTGCAGGAAAGGAGCTCTTCTTTCCTCTGGGAAACAG aaaaatgtgaaCGTGGAGTTCTTTCTACTTGCCACAGTATTTGATGAGAATCTGAGCTGGTATTTGGATGATAATATTTTGATGTTTACACTAAGTCCTGATAAAATTGACAAAGATGACGACGATTTCCAAGAGTCTAACAAAATGCACT CCATTAATGGTTATATGTATGGAAATCAGCCTGGTCTTGAGATGTGTAAAGGAAGTGTGGTCTCCTGGCATTTGATGGGCTTGGGTTCAGAAGTTGATGTCCATGGGATATACTTCTCAGAAAACACATTTGTAACTAAAGGAACAAGAAGGGATACAGCAAATCTGTTTCCACATACAGTTCTTACAGCTATTATGAAGCCTGATTCTGAAG GAGTTTTTGAAGTGTCCTGCCTGACAGCGGACCACTACACTGGGGGCATGAAACAGAACTACAAAGTGAAAAAATGCCACTGGTGGAATGTAGATTTATCTATGTATTTGCATGAAAAGATTTACTACATTGCTGCAGTGGAAGTTGAATGGGACTATTCTCCAAACAGGACATGGGAATTCGAGCGGCACCAATACCATGAGGAAAG CCCTGGCAATCCGTTTTTAAataaagatgacaaattcattGGCTCAAAGTACAAAAAGGTGGTATATCGCGAGTACACCGATCTGACATTCAGTACTCCCAAAAACAGagcaaaggagcagcagcacctggaaatTCAAG GGCCGCTGCTTGTGTCAAATACTGGAGATAAAATTataatagtttttaaaaacttaGCAACAAGACCTTATTCTATCCATGCCCATGGAGTGAAAACAGACAGTTCTGTTGTTGCTGTAACTAACCCAG cCATTAATGGAAAGGTGTTTGGAAATTTGCATGGCCTGACTATGCAAGTTGGAGACAATGTCAGCTGGTATCTGATGGGAATGGGCAATGAGATAGACATTCACACAGTACACTTCCATGGCCACAGCTTTGACTACAAG CAAACAGGGGTTTACCGGGCAGATGTCTTTGATCTGTTCCCTGGGACCTTTCAAACTGTGGAAATGACCCCACAGAACCCTGGAACCTGGCTGTTACACTGTCATGTTACTGACCACATCCACGCAGGCATGGAAACGACCTACACTGTACTCCCAAAGGAAG aCAAGCAGTCTCTGTTCCCAAGATTATTCAATCAGTTCAAGTGTAAAGGCATGCCAGGCACTCAAGAATGA
- the CP gene encoding ceruloplasmin isoform X6, with protein MKLFLLICLLVSCCCHVGAVNREYFIGITETVWNYAPGNASAISGQLFAEEEQAEVFLKRGPHRIGNTYKKAIYVQYTNHLYDVIVDKPSWLGFLGPIIKGEVGDSITIHLKNFASRNYTLHPHGVRYTKENEGAFYPDTTKDLQKRDDAVEPGGQYTYTWDVTEDQGPAEADADCITRAYHSHIDAPRDVASGLVGPLIICRKDTMNRDTDQHFDAEFILMFSVVDENLSWYLEDNIRTYCFEPSKVNKDDEDFQESNKMHSINGYMYGYLPNLTMCVEDKIKWHLFGMGNEADIHSAYFHGQTLIERHHRVDTISLFPATFIDAVMVPRSPGEWLLSCQVNDHIEGGMQALFKVEDCKKSTPSHSESTKIRQYFLAAEEIIWNYGPSAVNHFTGQELIVDSESHIFFEQSETRIGGSYKKAIYKEYTDDSFTEHKKRLAEEEHLGLLGPVIRAEVGERIRVTFRNNASRPFSIQPHGVSYRRSGAGARFGTGTESPASHVSPGTTFTYEWDVPEDVGPTEQDPDCLTWLYYSAVDAVRDTSSGLVGPLLVCRKGALLSSGKQKNVNVEFFLLATVFDENLSWYLDDNILMFTLSPDKIDKDDDDFQESNKMHSINGYMYGNQPGLEMCKGSVVSWHLMGLGSEVDVHGIYFSENTFVTKGTRRDTANLFPHTVLTAIMKPDSEGVFEVSCLTADHYTGGMKQNYKVKKCHWWNVDLSMYLHEKIYYIAAVEVEWDYSPNRTWEFERHQYHEESPGNPFLNKDDKFIGSKYKKVVYREYTDLTFSTPKNRAKEQQHLEIQGPLLVSNTGDKIIIVFKNLATRPYSIHAHGVKTDSSVVAVTNPGDTKMYVWKIPERSSPGRGDSHCIAWAYHSTVDIVKPLMERCLEICMA; from the exons ATGAAGCTATTCCTCCTAATCTGCTTGCTGGTTTCTTGCTGTTGCCATGTTGGGGCAGTGAACCGGGAGTACTTTATTGGCATTACAGAGACTGTCTGGAACTATGCACCGGGCAATGCCAGTGCCATCTCTGGGCAGCTTTTTGCAGAAGAAGA GCAGGCTGAAGTCTTTCTCAAAAGAGGACCACACAGGATAGGAAACACTTACAAGAAGGCTATCTACGTTCAGTATACTAATCACTTATATGATGTGATAGTCGACAAACCttcctggctgggttttttaGGTCCTATAATTAAGGGAGAAGTTGGAGATTCCATTACTATTCACTTGAAAAACTTTGCTTCCAGAAACTACACGCTGCATCCGCATGGTGTAAGAtacacaaaagaaaatgaag GTGCTTTTTATCCTGACACCACCAAAGATTTGCAAAAGCGAGATGATGCTGTGGAGCCTGGAGGCCAGTACACTTACACGTGGGATGTGACAGAAGATCAAGGTCCAGCTGAAGCAGATGCAGACTGCATAACCAGGGCTTACCACTCCCACATAGATGCTCCAAGAGATGTTGCCTCAGGGCTTGTTGGGCCTTTAATAATTTGCAGGAAAG ataCAATGAATAGGGACACTGATCAACACTTTGATGCTGAATTTATCCTTATGTTTTCTGTGGTGGATGAAAATCTCAGTTGGTACTTAGAGGACAATATCAGAACATACTGTTTTGAGCCTTCCAAAGTGAACAAAGATGATGAGGACTTCCAGGAAAGCAATAAAATGCACT CAATCAATGGATACATGTATGGATACCTCCCAAACCTCACAATGTGTGTGGAAGATAAGATAAAATGGCATCTTTTTGGCATGGGTAATGAAGCTGATATCCATTCAGCCTACTTTCATGGACAGACTTTAATAGAAAGGCATCATCGAGTTGACACCATCAGCCTCTTCCCAGCCACATTCATTGATGCTGTCATGGTACCAAGGAGCCCTGGGGAATGGCTGCTCAGCTGCCAAGTGAATGACCACATTGAAG gtgGTATGCAGGCCCTTTTTAAAGTAGAAGATTGCAAGAAATCCACACCCAGTCACAGTGAGAGTACAAAGATAAGACAGTACTTCCTTGCGGCTGAAGAGATCATCTGGAATTATGGCCCATCTGCAGTGAACCATTTTACAGGACAAGAATTAATTGTCGACAG TGAATCTCACATCTTTTTTGAACAAAGTGAGACAAGAATTGGTGGCTCCTACAAAAAAGCAATTTACAAAGAATACACAGATGATTCTTTCACTGAACATAAAAAAAGGCTTGCAGAGGAAGAACACCTTGGACTCCTAG GACCTGTGATCAGGGCTGAAGTGGGTGAGCGCATCAGGGTGACCTTCCGGAACAACGCCAGCCGCCCGTTCAGCATCCAGCCCCACGGCGTGAGCTACCGCAGGAGCGGCGCCGGGGCGCGCTTCGGCACCG GTACCGAATCTCCAGCCTCTCATGTGAGTCCCGGCACCACATTTACGTATGAATGGGATGTGCCAGAAGATGTGGGTCCCACAGAGCAAGACCCAGACTGTTTAACCTGGCTTTATTACTCAGCTGTGGATGCAGTCAGAGACACCAGTTCTGGCCTTGTGGGTCCTCTCCTAGTGTGCAGGAAAGGAGCTCTTCTTTCCTCTGGGAAACAG aaaaatgtgaaCGTGGAGTTCTTTCTACTTGCCACAGTATTTGATGAGAATCTGAGCTGGTATTTGGATGATAATATTTTGATGTTTACACTAAGTCCTGATAAAATTGACAAAGATGACGACGATTTCCAAGAGTCTAACAAAATGCACT CCATTAATGGTTATATGTATGGAAATCAGCCTGGTCTTGAGATGTGTAAAGGAAGTGTGGTCTCCTGGCATTTGATGGGCTTGGGTTCAGAAGTTGATGTCCATGGGATATACTTCTCAGAAAACACATTTGTAACTAAAGGAACAAGAAGGGATACAGCAAATCTGTTTCCACATACAGTTCTTACAGCTATTATGAAGCCTGATTCTGAAG GAGTTTTTGAAGTGTCCTGCCTGACAGCGGACCACTACACTGGGGGCATGAAACAGAACTACAAAGTGAAAAAATGCCACTGGTGGAATGTAGATTTATCTATGTATTTGCATGAAAAGATTTACTACATTGCTGCAGTGGAAGTTGAATGGGACTATTCTCCAAACAGGACATGGGAATTCGAGCGGCACCAATACCATGAGGAAAG CCCTGGCAATCCGTTTTTAAataaagatgacaaattcattGGCTCAAAGTACAAAAAGGTGGTATATCGCGAGTACACCGATCTGACATTCAGTACTCCCAAAAACAGagcaaaggagcagcagcacctggaaatTCAAG GGCCGCTGCTTGTGTCAAATACTGGAGATAAAATTataatagtttttaaaaacttaGCAACAAGACCTTATTCTATCCATGCCCATGGAGTGAAAACAGACAGTTCTGTTGTTGCTGTAACTAACCCAG GTGATACAAAAATGTATGTCTGGAAAATCCCAGAGAGATCTAGTCCTGGGAGAGGAGATTCACATTGTATTGCATGGGCATACCATTCAACAGTGGACATTGTTAAG cCATTAATGGAAAGGTGTTTGGAAATTTGCATGGCCTGA